In Cataglyphis hispanica isolate Lineage 1 chromosome 19, ULB_Chis1_1.0, whole genome shotgun sequence, the genomic window tgtataaattacaagatataatcaaaaaataatcgagatcTAATTCAACTattgttttgtataataaaaagataagtaGATTTGATTTTAAGAAAGATTCCTTATTGCGAACGAatcttcaatttaaatattaatattaataaaatcatattactttttgatttttttttttttttcagagactGATCTTGGAAGTGATCGCTTCTACTACCAAAATTCCCAAGGCAGCCTTGCTTCTTGCACGAGGATATGGTATAATTCCTTGGCtacatgaaattatttatcgcgacGAGGACGTTTGTGAGACGGAacttagaattattattattagtataattgaaaatttactgAATAACTTCAACAATTCGACAGAGGACGTTAGTCATtacaaatttctattatttaggATTCTTCTGCGATTAAAAGCATGTTTaagacaaacaaaaatttgcatcATTTAGTTGCATTTTCTTGCAATTTCTGTGATTGAAACAgaatagatgtatatataatatttgagaataGACAAATAGGGGAAAAAATAAAGTGCAAGAAAtgcaattaaagtaaataagtCGTAAGTTCaatttctttacaaaataaacaattactcTATATAATtcgacttatttttttatatttttttcaaaatccatTGTAGGATAACAGGTTTGCACAAAAACATCTGCGTCTGGGTTCTTATTTTGACCTTTATGGTGCCTTAACACTAAAACTACCTCTTTCATGTTACCTGTTGCTTTCTTCACTccattagaatattttactaCTTTGGGCAAATTTTTCGGACTATTTAATTGGGCAGGAGTTAGCGTTACTATTacatttagtatatttttaccATTATTGAGGTAATCCATTGCATTCTGAGCTTGTTCTGTCGTTAGGGCCAAATGGGTAACATAGTCCTGATCCTTTCGTGATGGAAAACCTGTTTTTACAGAATTTAGAGAATAGTTTACAATGCTAAAACCAACAGGATGATATGCGTGTCCTCTGGGATGGCCTGGATTTGGGAATCCGTGGCTTTTCTCATCTTGTGAGTTGTCTAAGATAATTTTGGCATGGAGGGGCGAGGTACCGCAATAACGAGCCCCACCAATCATCAAGATTATCTCGCCATTTTTCTCCAATTTTAGGATTTTGTCTATCAGATTGATCAACTTGCGAAATTTGTGCTTTAGCTTTAGCACCGTCCATTTACGAAGTTGTGATGGATTTCGCTCGATTTGAGAGCCGATCACCGAAAAGAGACAGCTATTCAAATCGATAGAAATGTTATCGGGATCTTTCCCGTATTTCAGGGTCCAATGGCCTAAAGAAGGATTAAGGAAGTGGATGGGATAGGAATTGGATAGAGGATTATAAACAAGAGTGAAATATCGGTTTTCGAAAGTCTTGATTGCGCGGAATGCTTTtctccatatttttttatttttatttttattattatatttgcattatattttaacgaaaacgttaaaatataacgcgaatataataatcttaaagtAGAATAACGCAAATATGGATCTTATAAATTGCCTTTgtctatttttgttaaaactcTTTAGCTAAGAACTGACCGATCTGTTCTGAATTGATTGCATGATACTCGATGTCTATGGGATGTCCCGTTTTTTCTTTACCAATGATACTATTTAAACTACCGTTAGGGTTCCATATCTGGATGGGTTTTccaattatattacttaagaCACCAATATGTATTAAACCAGCTGGCCCATGGCGTTCCAGGTCTTGTATAATGTCTTTCGCTCGTTTAATCCTGTCgatcttatctttatttatgcgATTAGAGTAACAATTGGATGATCGAAATCCGCGCATTTCTTTATGGCAAATTTTTTGAGCCTTggccatttttttaaaagttggATTAAATGGATGAAGTGTTATCtttgaaattgcaattttgattttgatttgtgGAAGTTTGAGTTCTgttaaaaaatgacatataaaataccatacaaatggaaaatatatcatcatttggatagaaaaaaatataaaacaaataatacaatatacataataaaaagagaatagataataaaaatttcttattgatacaattttacaaaaataataacaaaataaaaaaaataatcatttttgagaattaagagagaatattaaatttttataaagctttGATTACAGAATTgcttaaaaatgcatatttttctttgataataaagcaacttgattatttaaaagttgcTTTGAGAATTTCTCTTGTGATCTTTTTTTAGATCATCTATTTCACCTAcctttacaaatttataattaattttagtgtaaaaaattcttgacATCTTTAATTAGTTCTGCTCCAGATTAATTTGAGAATTAAGGCTCCAAAGAAACAAGCTTACATggtttgcaaaatttgcacaattatcacattttttaatttagttgcATTTTGTTCCCTACTGCATTTTGTTCCCTAAAGCATTTTGACCCtgcttaaattttcttaatgagCAATatctattgaaattaatattgaattatatatatttttcttatagcgggaattatttgtattttattaactatatttaataaattatttaaattaaaatgattattaatgtaaatactaaattaaatattaaaatgtaaaaaagaatagatatttatattagtataCCTCTTTTTTGTACTTTGTGGATGATTCATTATGTTACAccgtaattttgataaaaatttgaatttagaaTGACggacattttcttttttgattttataagattgtttacttaattttttttagattttttaaatattttttttttattttgacgacATAATGAACCGGTCAAAGCAACTTTCGTTGCTTTGTGATTGTTTCTGTGACATTTGCagcatttcatttttttaaatcaattgatTTTTCGCTGATTACTTCTTTGCAATCaaaattgatacaatttcATTATGTATCAAGTTTCTCCGAGAATCAATTACTTGACGCTtctttttcgcaaaatttcGAGATGTGATAAACATAAACaacctttttttttgataaggaTATTTCGGTTCAAGTGCTATCATTAGCTACGCCGTTGACCGATACAAAACAGATTCATAATCAGGTAGTCCGGTTGTCGTAGCGGAATGATGAGGGAAGGGATGACATTGCTCCGATAGTAAGGGACAGTGGCggataatgaattttaaattgccCGTTGGATTCAAAGGAGacatcttgaaaaatttttcaatattatataattttaaatattatataatctcttattttgtgaattattattatccatgaattttattcattgttagtgaaaatttgcaataacatACTTGTTATCAATGATGTCAGTTTGTTCTTACgagaaagtaatatatttatatataaagtatattcatATGTGTTGTGAGAACGgagattaaaattcttatacgcgtttatttaaattttgaattatatcttCAAGCGCGATAAGAGAAGATgcgacatattttatttcttctacacgtatagtttataaaaatatagaaaaatgtatatttttcaagataaaactaaaatatagatttatatatatcaatctcCCATCGTAAtctattaattgaataaaattcacaagttgtgtaaaaagagaaaaaataaatatttaattgtttaagatATTACAGACTTAAAGAAgtagatatctttttatattattaaaaacataaaactcttattagattttttaaacagcGTTACTCTCTGCTTCACTTTTCTAATTTCGGATTTTATCGAGTCAGATGGTGCCGGTACTGGCGTGGATTCATGGAGAACCGCTTACAATACGTAGCTTTCTCCCGATGCGACCAGTCTCGATGCGACCGTCTTTCGAGCCTTCCGGTCGGGAGAACACGTCCTCTAGAATATGCACAAGTTAATCATCGTCATATCGACAACCATATCGCAAATTCGGAATATGCtattaaaagtgaaaaaagtgAATTAAATTGTGCGAATGTGTTCATGAAATTTTGAGTGTTTTATTCCGTGATTTTTCATTGAAGGTGTCGAGAATTTGGGGAAGAAGATGGGAAGAGTGAtcgaaaatgattaaaaatagttaaaaaatcgTGTGGTTGCAAAACTATTGAAAAACTTCCCAAAGTTTCAAgtccaaatatattatttcccgAGAACAATCGTTATTATTGTTAGGAAATATTATGTGACTGGAACGCGCGTGTATCATCCATGAAACATCGGTTTGTGTCGCCAaccattttgaaatttttcgagaaagtaaaagagactttgcagattaaaaaatacgGCTTTGATAATactgattaaatttgaaactAATTAATTACAGATCTCAACTTATTATCGTtcctattgtaaaaaaataatattttttattagaggtattttattgaatttataattttgtgaattttctAGAAGATTGCAAATtagctatttaatatatcgttcTGGTTCACGCTTTAGTCAAGTATTCAACGGTATTTTAAAGTTCAAGAATTATCCGCTACAAGAACTATTGAGGTAATCgtctaaaagattttaatcctttatttatcttaatctttACTGTATAAATAAGCATTTAATGatcgtaaaattgaaaaatcaagaagtttcaatatatattccaaGAATTGCATATTACGCATTACTATTGCTCAAAAGCGGCATAAAACCGTTATCAACACATGAGATTATATTACgtgcgtatataatatatatttatatattataataaaatattcatcattttttattatacacattctcgaaaaaaatctaaacatatttaattaaattaaatgtaattgtcTGAATAAGTGAATGAAAAagtagattaataaaaatgagaattgcgagaaattaattttttgttaaaaaatacatttctataagataataatatatgatctaCAACTAATGCGGTCGACTTGCATATGCGAGCATCGAAATCTCTTGAGACACATGCAGGCATCGAAATCTCCTGCTGTACTCCTTGCTTGTTGgaaatttaatcgataaatatatctaatctgtaaaaataaatttcaataatttataaataaagacatttaaaatatacatttttcttcggagaaagaaagagagatagataatttcttaatcgagaaaaaaatatacttcaatattatagagaatataaaactaatttgttaatagatataattatttctttaaaacttgatcaaggatatatatacgtttataccacataaaatttgacaatttttggcgtagatttcaaaaaattctgattttcgATATAGATTTCACCGTGATAAATAATCTCGTTATACAGTAAATCCGGTCGAACCGAATATCATTACACTGGCGATGATCCGCTATATCTGGTACTCGATCTTCGTGATCGAGTCTTTGTGCGATAGCTCCTTCGAAGTGCTATAAGAAGTGATGTGGGGCTTGTGTGCTTAACTTGGCAGtggattttataaaagacGAACTATCCCTCTTCAACATTTTGACACGGATTAAGGATTACTTTCGCAAACGACGCCTTTTGGATAAGCGTATATGGCCGGTAAGTATCCTTATGATTTGGAATCTCTTCTAAGTAGTATATAACGCATAATGATTGCAGAAATCGAACCTCCCTGTTGATTATATAGGCTACTCATAGAATAATAAGAACGTTCAATAGAGAGTAAGACTCttcgttaaaaattgaaacgatctttttttccattcaaatttatttaagcgtTAAATAATCGTTAAAGTCTGGttcaaaattttgttcaaaagTTTCGTCATTTATTTCTGAGTCCTTACGTTAATGCAATCCCAGGAGGTTCGTATCTGTAGCGTTTCAGTAtccatatttagaaaatttcgtGATTGATGCAGATTATACAGCTTGTTGGAGCACCCTGTATCCTCTGTGTGAGTATCCCcgtatataaagatttattctgAAAGGCGCAAATACCGGTTTCGCGCGAGTTAGACGCAAGTGGATATTCGCTCGTGCGCGCGTATGTggttatatgtacatacatgtgtACATTCACACGTGGCGGCGCCGTGGCTACTCACTCGAGAACACTGTGTTCCATCAGCAAATTATGCAATCATATCCGCGTTTTACTTCGGAAAGTATGATGTAAATATCGATCGACACCGACCGAAAATTCTAGTATCTTCAAATTGTCAATTATGTCTTTAAATGAACttacgtataataattatatataaatataattattatatgtaataatacaaatatataataatataaatatcaaaaatattacacaatatataggtaaataatatatattacaaatctcaaaaatattacacgatatataattaaataatataaagataaagagaaagaatatttttcacaattttttaattcgaaatttttttgtattattttttttctattatacatatataaacatgaCTGTGTACGtgcgtttttttaaaattgcctGTTTAGCAGAACTGGCCCTAATCTAGATGAAGCTCTTAATTTCTTCACTAACGGTCGCTTTGCGAGACGCCAGGTGCGGTCAGGTATAATTCatgcatttaattttcgaataaatgaCTTTTGTATCTCGTTATTATTAGAACGTAGGTTTGTAACATCAAATAATGGACAGAGCGCGCAGGACTTTGCCGGATGAAGCGGTTTGGTTCAAGATAGCGAGACGAGTAGATAATTGTCAGGTATTTTCCCCGAGTTAAAACGCGCGCGGGCCCCAACTATGCCTTTGTGTCGCGTTGGGAACGGGGGATCACAAATTGTACGCAATCAAGTGCGAGAATCAACACTCCTCTCATTAACCAAACGATTAAGCGATTAAAAGTTGAAGTAGAAACtagtattttagaaatattatttcgaatttttattattttattattcttattccttataaaaaagaattctgtgaaagaagagaagagagaatcgTCGTATAATTTAACGAGAGAGGTAATGAATAAATCCTGAGCTGCTATCAGTTCTTAAAAAGTTCAACTACAACTTTGAAAGAGATACTGCAGATTGATGCAATTCTATTTACAGTTTATGACTTCTTTCATTCTGATCatgaataattgatatatgtaCGTGCGCAAATATTCCAACAAGAAAAGGATGCGTTTGTGCGGCTCGCCACGCGGTTAGGCATGCCACTCGTAATGCTAGGCTTCAAGGATTTAAGGCTAAGAAGGATGCACCGGGGTATGTTGTGGAGTGCCTACGGCGATTCTCTCTCTAGTCGTACGACCACATTAGGGCAGCGCCCGAAGTGGACCGGAACGTACCGCAATGTTTCGATATAAGAATGCCAAAAAATTACGTTCCGGTTAATAAAAAACTCGAGTTCACAGAAGTTTCGTCAGTGTTTTATCAAGATCAGGATCTCgattacaaatgtatatatttggcaaaaatttctttgctgaataaaataaaattagaatctcgattacaaatatatgttgCAAAATTCTGTCTGTGTGATAAAACGTGCTATGATTAAACTTGTtgtacaaatacataaatcgCGACAGATAAATTACATATGAACGACAAACCGATTGTGATCGATAGTCCACTCCGACTCGAGTTGCGTTAAAACAGCGGGATGCGGGCTTTACGACGGAGCATTATAATGTctaagaaaaatgaatataccCTGCGATAAATGCGGCGTGATAGAAACGTTGGacttgaaaaaagattataacagGTTACATTTATAACAATCTCTATTATAATGGCGGAAGTTTATGGAATGCGCGTAAAACGCGTTTAgtgtatctaaaaaaaatatatattttaaaagaaaaaatgcatttggtataaaaaaaataaagaagaactaaatacataaaattaataaaatatatgagaaataatataaaataaaataagaaaataaaattaattaatgaaattgtattaataattttatattttaatttttaaaaatgttttataaatagtactttgatgttattttgtgaattatgtaaaaatgtcaTAGTTATAAGCTACttgttgatattatttatttgtattttttaagaaacgcGAAAACCAATATGAAAACCTATattgtatagatatatatcttgttatcTTTTATCTCGCCAAAATAATGGAATATGCAATTAATGACAGACACCAGCAATTTtcctttacaaatttttttggttagtcaacgatatattttttatatgcaagataataattaactacGGCCTTGATATCATTCGCGTGATATTAAGTCGTTAGATCGATTACCGGTGAAACCACTGGATTGGAAACACTTAAGATGCCAATTTCGTTAAGTTACTGCCCATAATCTTACAGATAGGACGTTCTCTCAAGAAAGTCTCCTGTTCTTCGAGAAACGCTGCCTGTCTGTTTCTATCATAAACTTGTGGAATATGTTTTCCTCCTCTAAAATGTTACttctcatttataaaaaatattatttatgagaaatattaagGATTccaaatctataaatatatagatcttgatatacatattttgctttttgcaTCACAAGTAAAATAGATGATAAATCAATCTTTGTAGATATACCAAatcctcaatttttttttaattttaagtaaactctgtttaaatgaaatttcaatACAATGCTTAATCTCACATCAAAAtatagtattgatattaaaaatgaggAAGGAAGAGCACaagaaaaaagatgatttataatcaagattttactgaggaaaaattaattttaataaaaaaaattcacgcgttaattttttttttgttcttgaGCGTGCTGTATATGCGCAACCCAACGTATTGATTCTGTGCTCAGAGAGTAGCTCCATTAACTTCTTTAATGATAAGAAGAGCGCGAAACACAACAGCCGGCCCTGCGTGTAATAATGTCGCAGCAGGAAACACTGTGATCCACGAGATGCACCATCATTGACGTCGCGGATAAAATAAACACGACAAAATTGCTGGTTTTATCCGCCATAACACCGCTCACTTTATCGGCAAGGTCGAGTCTCGTTGCACGCAAATAGAAAATAGGAAGTAAAGATGATTGAAAAGAATCCACTTTTTTTCCTATTCAATATAAGAGGCTGAGGCTACAGCCATTTACTGGACTCTTAGCATGAGGAACGGAGTGGAATAGTCGCCAGTTGTAAAATGCTCTTTGTGCTTTCTTATGCATTTATGTATGAGGAAATACGTACAAGCCGGTTTATAATTCTGGAGAAAGTGTTCGTTTCATAATGAATTGAACGTGTGGGCctcgtaatatataatcattctattctattatacacgagatacattatattatatcatgtcAAGTGAAGTAGAGAAACAATCTATAAGAGCGTTCTTAAAAATTCGgagaatacatattaatatcaaattaatataatgtttgaaataaaaaagttaattaaagagagaaattttgataatgtgctattacaatatttaaagagaCAAGCCTAATGAAGActgtttttaactttaataaataatttatattttttaaaagatagaaACTTGTTAGGCAAATAACAcaaatttatactattttacgTATAAGTTCTGAATTTATctgatattttactttttttatcccGGAAGTAAAATTTTAGGCGTTTATTAATTTGTCTCTTGAATTAATATCTCGAATTTATTTACTTGTCAGCTAGAGACGTAATGCAATCAaaactaaacaaaaaaaaattcttaacaaAAACCGCACCTTTACTTGTGTACATCCGCGTTAGTTCACGTCCAGCTATATTGGAGTAATCGGCGAAGCGCGATTCCGTCATCACGTGCCTCAAACTCGAATTCGACGCTGCAGCGCGTGACGAAATTACGTTAATAAGTCAGAGGGTGCGTCCTGTATATTTTACGAGAGGGGGAATACGTACGCATCACTGATcacgtaataaatatagacaCAATTTACAGAGTGTATTATTGCGTCTTTATGAtacgcgaaataaaataagcatTTATAACTTCAGTaagttctttaataataagaattagattaaactaaatttaattcactttAATTCGCACTTTGCTATATCTCTATGATTTGCTCGTAAATGGATTATGACCCAATATTAGTGATAGAGATGAaggatatatatctctttatatctttctcagtgtattctttttttaaatcacgtttattttaaaacttatcgGTTTTCtctaaactttattattaattcgcaCCTTGCAAAGTACTTTCACATATGAATTCGCTCGCGTACTTCCCGTTCGCGTGAACGTTATTTCTGGGATCGTTATAGCTATAAAAAGAAGTAATTGTGACCGAGATTAATGTTCCAAACCGGGACGTCGAGCCTCGCTTCGCCAAGTGTAATAGTCTACCTCATTAGCGGACACTCTTCGGATCCTAGATCATATA contains:
- the LOC126856838 gene encoding uncharacterized protein LOC126856838; this translates as MMIYFPFVWYFICHFLTELKLPQIKIKIAISKITLHPFNPTFKKMAKAQKICHKEMRGFRSSNCYSNRINKDKIDRIKRAKDIIQDLERHGPAGLIHIGVLSNIIGKPIQIWNPNGSLNSIIGKEKTGHPIDIEYHAINSEQIGQFLAKENKNKKIWRKAFRAIKTFENRYFTLVYNPLSNSYPIHFLNPSLGHWTLKYGKDPDNISIDLNSCLFSVIGSQIERNPSQLRKWTVLKLKHKFRKLINLIDKILKLEKNGEIILMIGGARYCGTSPLHAKIILDNSQDEKSHGFPNPGHPRGHAYHPVGFSIVNYSLNSVKTGFPSRKDQDYVTHLALTTEQAQNAMDYLNNGKNILNVIVTLTPAQLNSPKNLPKVVKYSNGVKKATGNMKEVVLVLRHHKGQNKNPDADVFVQTCYPTMDFEKNIKK